Proteins encoded together in one Capricornis sumatraensis isolate serow.1 chromosome 3, serow.2, whole genome shotgun sequence window:
- the PDIA2 gene encoding protein disulfide-isomerase A2, translating into MDGQLLPVLVLLLGASGLCEQGLGPGGPLEEPPEEKPPEEKPPEEKPSEEEPLEEDRVLVLSQQTLGQALQEHPALLVEFCECRASVAGDPQGPPGCSAPPSLCSWGSVRALGQSWAWDPDSRALAPEYRKAAALLAAESARVTLAKVDGPAEPELAKEFAVTEYPTLKFFRDGNRTHPEEYTGPREAKGIAEWLRRRVGPSARRLEDEEDARALMDAQDVVVIGFFQDLQDRDVATFLGLAQDALDMTFGLTDRPQLFQKFGLTKDTVVLFKKYDEGRADFPVDKELGLDQGDLSRFLLTHSMRLVTEYSSETSSKIFAARILNHLLLFVNQTLDAHRELLAGFQEAAPRFRGQVLFVVVDVGADNDHVLQYFGLKAQEAPTLRFINIETTKKYAPEHGAPVTAAAITDFCRAVLGGGIKPYRLSQEVPPDWDQRPVKTLVGKNFEQVAFDETKNVFIKFYAPWCAHCKEMAPAWEELAEKYRNHEDIVIAELDATANELEAFPVHGFPTLKYFPAGPGRKVIDYKGARDLETFSKFLDSGGELPAEEPAEVPGATFPKPENTTEPRDEKPGNTTEPRDEL; encoded by the exons ATGGATGGCCAGCTCCTGCCGGTGCTGGTGCTGCTACTCGGGGCCTCAGGCCTGTGCGAAcaggggctggggcctgggggtcCCTTGGAGGAGCCCCCAGAGGAGAAGCCCCCTGAGGAGAAGCCCCCAGAGGAGAAGCCCTCCgaggaggagcccctggaggaggataggGTCTTGGTGCTGAGCCAGCAGACCCTGGGCCAGGCCTTGCAGGAGCACCCAGCCCTGCTGGTGGAATTCTGTGAGTGCCGGGCCAGCGTGGCTGGGGACCCGCAGGGGCCGCCCGGGTGCTCTGCTCCACCTTCGCTGTGCTCCTGGGGCTCCGTCAGAGCCCTGGGGCAGAGCTGGGCCTGGGATCCAGACTCACG GGCCCTGGCCCCTGAGTACAGGAAGGCGGCCGCCCTGCTGGCAGCAGAGTCAGCCAGAGTCACACTGGCCAAGGTGGATGGGCCCGCGGAGCCAGAGCTGGCCAAGGAGTTTGCGGTGACAGAGTACCCCACGCTCAAGTTCTTCCGAGACGGGAACCGCACACACCCGGAGGAGTACACTG GCCCCCGGGAGGCTAAGGGCATCGCTGAGTGGCTGCGGCGGCGGGTGGGGCCCAGCGCCAGGCGGCTGGAGGACGAGGAGGACGCTCGCGCACTCATGGACGCCCAGGATGTGGTGGTCATCGGCTTCTTCCAG GACCTGCAGGACAGGGACGTGGCTACCTTCCTGGGCCTGGCCCAGGACGCTCTGGATATGACCTTTGGCCTCACCGACCGGCCGCAGCTCTTTCAGAAGTTCGGCCTCACCAAGGACACGGTGGTCCTCTTTAAGAAG TATGACGAAGGGCGGGCGGACTTCCCAGTGGACAAGGAGCTGGGCCTGGACCAGGGGGACCTGTCTCGCTTCCTGCTCACGCACAGCATGCGCCTGGTCACAGAGTACAGCAGCGAG ACGTCCTCGAAGATCTTTGCGGCCAGGATCCTTAACCACCTGCTGCTGTTCGTCAACCAGACGCTGGATGCCCACCGGGAGCTGCTGGCAGGCTTCCAGGAGGCGGCTCCCCGTTTCCGGGGGCAG GTGCTGTTCGTGGTGGTGGACGTGGGCGCCGACAATGACCAcgtgctccagtactttggcctcaaGGCCCAGGAGGCCCCCACCCTGCGCTTCATCAACATCGAGACCACCAAGAAGTACGCACCAGAGCATGGGGCACCGGTCACCGCTGCCGCCATCACAGACTTCTGCCGCGCGGTCCTGGGTGGAGGGATcaag CCCTATCGCTTGAGCCAGGAGGTCCCCCCAGACTGGGACCAACGGCCAGTCAAGACCCTCGTGGGCAAGAATTTTGAGCAAGTGGCTTTTGATGAGACCAAGAACGTGTTTATCAAGTTTT ACGCCCCGTGGTGCGCCCACTGCAAGGAGATGGCCCCGGCCTGGGAGGAGCTGGCCGAGAAGTACAGGAACCACGAGGACATCGTCATCGCTGAGCTGGATGCCACAGCCAACGAGCTGGAGGCCTTTCCTGTGCACGGTTTCCCCACCCTCAAGTACTTCCCAGCAGGGCCCGGTCGGAAG GTGATTGACTACAAAGGCGCCAGGGACCTGGAGACCTTCTCCAAATTTCTGGACAGTGGGGGCGAGCTGCCCGCAGAGGAGCCTGCGGAGGTGCCTGGAGCCACCTTCCCG AAGCCAGAAAACACCACAGAACCCAGGGACGAGAAGCCAGGAAACACCACGGAGCCCAGGGACGAGCTATAG
- the ARHGDIG gene encoding rho GDP-dissociation inhibitor 3, with amino-acid sequence MLGLDACELGAQLLELLRLALCARVLLTDKEGGQLPPEEALDEAVPEYRAPGKKSLLEIQQLDPDDESLVKYKQALLGPVPPAMDPSLPNVQVTRLTLISEQAPGPIVMDLTGELAALKNQVFVLKEGVDYKVKITFKVNKEIVSGLKCLHHTYRHGLRVDKAVYMVGSYGPSAQEYEFVTPVEEAPRGALVRGAYVVTSFFTDDDRTAHMSWEWGLHVCQDWER; translated from the exons ATGCTGGGCCTGGACGCGTGCGAGCTGGGGGCGCAGCTGCTGGAACTGCTCCGGCTGGCGCTGTGCGCCCGAG TCCTCCTGACCGACAAAGAGGGGGGGCAGCTGCCACCGGAAGAGGCGCTGGATGAGGCCGTGCCTGAGTACCGGGCCCCGGGGAAGAAGAGCCTCTTGGAGATCCAGCAACTGGATCCAGATGACGAGAGCCTGGTCAAGTACAAGCAGGCCCTGCTGGGGCCTGTGCCACCCGCCATGG ATCCAAGCCTGCCCAACGTTCAGGTGACCAGGCTGACACTGATATCTGAGCAGGCCCCGGGGCCCATCGTCATGGACCTCACAG GGGAGTTGGCTGCGCTGAAAAACCAGGTGTTTGTCCTGAAGGAGGGTGTTGATTACAAAGTGAAGATTACCTTCAAG GTCAACAAGGAGATCGTCAGTGGACTGAAGTGTCTGCATCACACCTACCGCCACGGCCTGCGAG TGGACAAAGCCGTCTACATGGTGGGCAGTTACGGCCCGAGCGCCCAGGAGTATGAGTTCGTGACTCCGGTGGAGGAGGCGCCCCGAGGCGCGCTGGTGCGGGGTGCCTACGTGGTCACGTCCTTCTTCACTGATGACGACAGGACCGCCCACATGTCCTGGGAGTGGGGCCTCCACGTCTGCCAGGACTGGGAGCGCTGA